From the genome of Papaver somniferum cultivar HN1 chromosome 2, ASM357369v1, whole genome shotgun sequence, one region includes:
- the LOC113349151 gene encoding photosynthetic NDH subunit of subcomplex B 3, chloroplastic-like: MSTLNLINSSSSALVSRTSLSSSASNFNYNTKLTTNSIILPLPNRRATFPGGKIRAVGSVTEAVELEETTSTEEPPSIDFAFVNSVLLPDGSLDIHTRSACGGQKLRDIMLDTNIELYGPNARPLLNCGGGGTCGTCIVEVVQGKELLSLRTDKEKEILYKKPKTWRLACQTTVGKPDSRGEVVIQQLPEWKAHEWSYER; encoded by the exons ATGAGTACTCTGAATTtgatcaattcttcttcttctgcattaGTTTCTCGCACATCACTCTCTTCTTCTGCTTCTAACTTCAACTACAACACCAAACTTACCACCAATAGTATTATCCTGCCACTGCCTAACAGAAGAGCTACATTCCCTGGAGggaaaattagagccgttggtTCAGTCACGGAGGCCGTTGAATTAGAAGAGACTACCTCAACTGAAGAACCACCGTCGATCGATTTCGCATTTGTTAAC TCAGTTTTGCTACCTGATGGAAGTCTGGATATACACACCCGTTCAGCTTGTGGAGGGCAGAAACTTAGAGATATAATGTTGGATACCAACATTGAACTCTATGGACCAAAT GCGAGACCTCTTCTAAACTGTGGAGGAGGAGGAACATGTGGAACATGCATAGTTGAG GTTGTTCAAGGAAAGGAACTCTTGAGTCTCCGTACAGACAAAGAGAAGGAGATTCTCTATAAG AAGCCAAAGACATGGAGACTTGCATGTCAAACCACAGTCGGTAAACCGGACTCGAGAGGAGAG GTTGTCATCCAACAGTTGCCCGAATGGAAGGCACATGAATGGTCTTACGAAAGATGA
- the LOC113349150 gene encoding protein phosphatase 2C and cyclic nucleotide-binding/kinase domain-containing protein-like isoform X1 → MGCWISRDCIGQIPNSSSPGNSRSKGVTGNGRRANNNLGSDSDEEGESEDQFNQLSTNNDSEVGITRLSRVSSQFLPPDGSRTVKVPSENYDLKYSYLSQRGFYPEALDKANQDSFCIHTPFGTNPDDHFFGVFDGHGEFGAQCSQFTKRKVCENLLRNGRFHMDAVEACHSAFLATNTQLHEDTIDDTMSGTTAITILVRGRTIYVANAGDSRAVIAETRGKDIVAVDLSIDQTPFRTDELERVKLYGARVLTLDQIEGLKNPDIKCWGTEESDDGDPPRLWVQNGMYPGTAFTRSIGDSVAESIGVVATPEIVVLELTPENPFFVIASDGVFEFLSSQSVVDMVAKFKDPRDACAAIVAESYRLWLQYETRTDDITIIVVHINGLTDNIVVQPATPDVAVRPLPQVVEMTGSESPSTINWNSRNPRERHELSRTRLRAIESSLENGQVWVPPSPLHRKTWEEESHIERALRDHFLFKKLTDAQCHVLLDCMQRVEFQPGDVVVQQGGEGDCFFIVGSGEFEVFATQEEKNEEVPRVLQRYTAEKLSSFGELALMYNKPLQASIRAVTNGILWALRREDFRGILMSEFSTFSSLKLLRSVELFSRLSILQLSQLANSLSEVSFPNGQTIIDEVECLSAFYIIKKGQVKITCGSDVIKSSSFASLLSDNVKQENDRLNDEEFSVEKNEGSYFGEWVLLDEKVISLSATAVGDVICLVITKEKFESAIGPLAKLSQNDRKSKDYTLSSSMNSAIDIDPSVLAKVQLSDLEWRTCTYSTDCGEIGLVLLRGSGPDTLSENMLSLKRFPKQRIRGLGKEAQVLKEKDLMKSLSSSNFVPQVLCTCADKKHVGILLNTCLACPLASILHSPLDEPSARFCAASVVLALQELHQNAVLYRGVSPDVLMFDQIGHLQVVDFRFGKKLSSERTFTICGMTDSLAPEIIQGKGHGLTADWWALGVLIYFMLQAEMPFGSWRESELDTYAKIAKGHFAIPQSVSPEAVDLINQLLQVDKNSRLGSQGPDSVKSHPWFEGVDWKGIADRKFPVPHEITSRISQYMERNLDDCSNPVFSPSRDMEDDNSVELFEDW, encoded by the exons ATGGGGTGTTGGATATCAAGGGATTGTATTGGACAAATTCCAAATTCTTCATCACCAGGGAATTCTCGTTCTAAAGGAGTAACTGGTAATGGGAGAAGAGCTAATAATAATCTTGGgtctgattctgatgaagaaggaGAGAGTGAAGATCAGTTCAATCAATTGAGTACAAACAATGATTCTGAAGTGGGTATAACTAGATTATCGAGGGTGTCGTCGCAGTTTCTACCACCGGATGGGTCTCGTACAGTTAAGGTTCCATCAGAAAACTATGACTTGAAGTATTCATACTTATCACAAAGAGGGTTCTACCCAGAAGCTTTAGACAAAGCAAATCAAGACAGTTTCTGCATTCACACGCCATTTGGGACGAACCCGGATGATCATTTCTTTGGTGTTTTCGATGGGCATGGGGAATTTGGAGCTCAGTGTTCACAATTTACAAAGAGAAAAGTATGCGAAAATCTGCTTAGAAATGGGAGGTTTCATATGGATGCTGTGGAGGCATGTCATTCTGCTTTCTTGGCTACAAATACACAATTGCACGAAGATACTATAGATGATACCATGAGTGGAACAACCGCGATAACAATTTTGGTACGAGGTAGAACAATATATGTAGCAAATGCAGGTGATTCTAGGGCAGTTATTGCGGAGACGAGGGGGAAAGATATTGTAGCTGTGGACTTGTCAATTGATCAGACTCCTTTTCGAACAGATGAGCTTGAAAGGGTAAAGCTTTATGGGGCTCGAGTTCTCACATTGGATCAGATTGAAGGGCTTAAGAACCCGGATATCAAGTGTTGGGGAACGGAAGAAAGTGATGATGGGGATCCTCCTAGATTATGGGTTCAAAATGGCATGTACCCTGGTACAGCCTTTACAAGGAGTATTGGTGACTCTGTTGCTGAGTCTATTGGGGTTGTAGCTACACCTGAGATTGTTGTTTTGGAGCTCACACCAGAAAATCCATTCTTTGTGATTGCTAGCGACGGGGTGTTCGAGTTTCTTTCCAGCCAATCTGTCGTTGACATG GTTGCAAAGTTTAAAGATCCTCGTGATGCTTGTGCTGCAATTGTTGCCGAGTCTTATCGACTTTGGCTGCAGTATGAAACTCGTACTGATGACATTACAATCATAGTTGTGCATATAAATGGGCTAACAGAT AATATTGTGGTTCAACCAGCAACACCAGATGTTGCAGTTCGACCTCTGCCTCAGGTTGTAGAGATGACCGGGTCTGAATCACCTTCCACTATAAATTGGAATTCAAGGAACCCGCGCGAAAGACATGAGTTGTCACGAACCCGTCTCCGGGCGATTGAAAGTTCCCTAGAGAATGGACAAGTGTGGGTTCCTCCATCACCGTTGCATAGAAAAACATGGGAAGAAGAA TCACATATTGAGCGGGCTTTGCGCGACCACTTCCTATTTAAAAAGCTCACTGATGCTCAGTGCCACGTTTTGTTGGATTGCATGCAAAGAGTTGAGTTCCAGCCTGGAGATGTTGTAGTCCAACAG GGAGGAGAGGGAGACTGCTTTTTTATTGTTGGGAGTGGTGAATTCGAGGTCTTTGCAACTCAG GAAGAGAAAAATGAGGAGGTGCCTAGAGTTCTTCAGCGTTACACGGCTGAAAAGTTGTCATCCTTTGGGGAATTGGCACTAAT GTATAACAAACCACTACAGGCCTCCATCCGTGCCGTGACAAATGGAATTCTCTGGGCTTTGAGGCGAGAAGACTTTCGAGGAATCCTCATGTCAGAATTTTCGACTTTTTCATCACTGAAGTTGCTCAGATCAGTGGAGCTTTTCTCAAGATTATCAATCTTACAGCTAAGTCAATTAGCAAATTCCCTCTCGGAAGTTTCCTTTCCAAATGGTCAGACAATAATAGATGAG GTTGAGTGTCTTTCTGCGTTTTATATTATTAAGAAGGGTCAGGTGAAGATAACTTGTGGCAGTGACGTGATAAAGAGTTCAAGTTTCGCCAGTCTTTTATCTGATAATGTGAAACAAGAAAATGACAGACTGAATGATGAAGAATTCTCAGTGGAGAAGAACGAAGGAAGCTATTTTGGTGAATGGGTGCTTCTTGATGAAAAGGTCATCTCCTTATCTGCCACTGCTGTAGGTGATGTTATATGTCTTGTTATAACAAAAGAGAAGTTTGAATCTGCTATCGGACCATTGGCGAAGTTATCACAGAATGACCGCAA GTCGAAGGATTACACCTTGAGTTCTTCTATGAATTCTGCTATAGATATTGATCCTTCTGTTTTAGCTAAGGTTCAGCTCTCAGATTTG GAATGGCGAACATGCACATATTCTACAGATTGTGGCGAAATTGGACTTGTACTTTTGAGAGGCTCAG GGCCAGATACACTATCAGAAAATATGCTGAGCTTAAAAAGGTTTCCAAAGCAAAGGATCAGAGGGCTCGGGAAGGAAGCACAGGTCTTgaaagagaaagatttgatgaagaGTTTGAGTTCATCAAACTTTGTGCCGCAAGTTCTATGTACTTGTGCAGATAAAAAACACGTAGGCATATTGCTAAACACATGCTTGGCTTGCCCATTGGCTTCCATACTCCACAGCCCCTTAGACGAACCATCAGCAAGATTTTGTGCTGCTTCCGTCGTTCTGGCTTTACAAGAACTCCACCAG AATGCTGTTCTCTACAGAGGGGTGTCTCCAGATGTTCTTATGTTTGACCAAATAGGTCATTTACAG GTAGTGGATTTCAGATTTGGAAAGAAGTTGTCGAGTGAGAGAACATTCACAATATGTGGGATGACCGACTCTTTAGCTCCAGAGATTATCCAGGGGAAGGGCCATGGTCTCACTGCTGACTG GTGGGCGCTAGGAGTCTTAATTTATTTCATGCTACAAGCGGAAATGCCATTTGGGTCGTGGAGGGAGAGTGAGCTCGATACTTATGCGAAGATTGCTAAAGGACACTTCGCTATTCCGCAGTCCGTCAGCCCTGAAGCTGTTGATCTCATTAACCAG TTGCTTCAAGTTGATAAAAATTCAAGACTAGGAAGCCAAGGTCCTGATTCGGTCAAAAGTCATCCATGGTTTGAAGGTGTTGACTGGAAAGGCATTGCAGACCGTAAATTCCCTGTTCCTCATGAGATTACATCTCGTATCTCTCAGTATATGGAACGTAATTTGGATGATTGTTCTAATCCAGTATTTTCTCCATCTCGAGACATGGAAGATGATAACAGTGTTGAACTGTTTGAAGATTGGTGA
- the LOC113349150 gene encoding protein phosphatase 2C and cyclic nucleotide-binding/kinase domain-containing protein-like isoform X2: MGCWISRDCIGQIPNSSSPGNSRSKGVTGNGRRANNNLGSDSDEEGESEDQFNQLSTNNDSEVGITRLSRVSSQFLPPDGSRTVKVPSENYDLKYSYLSQRGFYPEALDKANQDSFCIHTPFGTNPDDHFFGVFDGHGEFGAQCSQFTKRKVCENLLRNGRFHMDAVEACHSAFLATNTQLHEDTIDDTMSGTTAITILVRGRTIYVANAGDSRAVIAETRGKDIVAVDLSIDQTPFRTDELERVKLYGARVLTLDQIEGLKNPDIKCWGTEESDDGDPPRLWVQNGMYPGTAFTRSIGDSVAESIGVVATPEIVVLELTPENPFFVIASDGVFEFLSSQSVVDMVAKFKDPRDACAAIVAESYRLWLQYETRTDDITIIVVHINGLTDNIVVQPATPDVAVRPLPQVVEMTGSESPSTINWNSRNPRERHELSRTRLRAIESSLENGQVWVPPSPLHRKTWEEESHIERALRDHFLFKKLTDAQCHVLLDCMQRVEFQPGDVVVQQGGEGDCFFIVGSGEFEVFATQEEKNEEVPRVLQRYTAEKLSSFGELALMYNKPLQASIRAVTNGILWALRREDFRGILMSEFSTFSSLKLLRSVELFSRLSILQLSQLANSLSEVSFPNGQTIIDEVECLSAFYIIKKGQVKITCGSDVIKSSSFASLLSDNVKQENDRLNDEEFSVEKNEGSYFGEWVLLDEKVISLSATAVGDVICLVITKEKFESAIGPLAKLSQNDRKSKDYTLSSSMNSAIDIDPSVLAKVQLSDLEWRTCTYSTDCGEIGLVLLRGSGLQTYG; this comes from the exons ATGGGGTGTTGGATATCAAGGGATTGTATTGGACAAATTCCAAATTCTTCATCACCAGGGAATTCTCGTTCTAAAGGAGTAACTGGTAATGGGAGAAGAGCTAATAATAATCTTGGgtctgattctgatgaagaaggaGAGAGTGAAGATCAGTTCAATCAATTGAGTACAAACAATGATTCTGAAGTGGGTATAACTAGATTATCGAGGGTGTCGTCGCAGTTTCTACCACCGGATGGGTCTCGTACAGTTAAGGTTCCATCAGAAAACTATGACTTGAAGTATTCATACTTATCACAAAGAGGGTTCTACCCAGAAGCTTTAGACAAAGCAAATCAAGACAGTTTCTGCATTCACACGCCATTTGGGACGAACCCGGATGATCATTTCTTTGGTGTTTTCGATGGGCATGGGGAATTTGGAGCTCAGTGTTCACAATTTACAAAGAGAAAAGTATGCGAAAATCTGCTTAGAAATGGGAGGTTTCATATGGATGCTGTGGAGGCATGTCATTCTGCTTTCTTGGCTACAAATACACAATTGCACGAAGATACTATAGATGATACCATGAGTGGAACAACCGCGATAACAATTTTGGTACGAGGTAGAACAATATATGTAGCAAATGCAGGTGATTCTAGGGCAGTTATTGCGGAGACGAGGGGGAAAGATATTGTAGCTGTGGACTTGTCAATTGATCAGACTCCTTTTCGAACAGATGAGCTTGAAAGGGTAAAGCTTTATGGGGCTCGAGTTCTCACATTGGATCAGATTGAAGGGCTTAAGAACCCGGATATCAAGTGTTGGGGAACGGAAGAAAGTGATGATGGGGATCCTCCTAGATTATGGGTTCAAAATGGCATGTACCCTGGTACAGCCTTTACAAGGAGTATTGGTGACTCTGTTGCTGAGTCTATTGGGGTTGTAGCTACACCTGAGATTGTTGTTTTGGAGCTCACACCAGAAAATCCATTCTTTGTGATTGCTAGCGACGGGGTGTTCGAGTTTCTTTCCAGCCAATCTGTCGTTGACATG GTTGCAAAGTTTAAAGATCCTCGTGATGCTTGTGCTGCAATTGTTGCCGAGTCTTATCGACTTTGGCTGCAGTATGAAACTCGTACTGATGACATTACAATCATAGTTGTGCATATAAATGGGCTAACAGAT AATATTGTGGTTCAACCAGCAACACCAGATGTTGCAGTTCGACCTCTGCCTCAGGTTGTAGAGATGACCGGGTCTGAATCACCTTCCACTATAAATTGGAATTCAAGGAACCCGCGCGAAAGACATGAGTTGTCACGAACCCGTCTCCGGGCGATTGAAAGTTCCCTAGAGAATGGACAAGTGTGGGTTCCTCCATCACCGTTGCATAGAAAAACATGGGAAGAAGAA TCACATATTGAGCGGGCTTTGCGCGACCACTTCCTATTTAAAAAGCTCACTGATGCTCAGTGCCACGTTTTGTTGGATTGCATGCAAAGAGTTGAGTTCCAGCCTGGAGATGTTGTAGTCCAACAG GGAGGAGAGGGAGACTGCTTTTTTATTGTTGGGAGTGGTGAATTCGAGGTCTTTGCAACTCAG GAAGAGAAAAATGAGGAGGTGCCTAGAGTTCTTCAGCGTTACACGGCTGAAAAGTTGTCATCCTTTGGGGAATTGGCACTAAT GTATAACAAACCACTACAGGCCTCCATCCGTGCCGTGACAAATGGAATTCTCTGGGCTTTGAGGCGAGAAGACTTTCGAGGAATCCTCATGTCAGAATTTTCGACTTTTTCATCACTGAAGTTGCTCAGATCAGTGGAGCTTTTCTCAAGATTATCAATCTTACAGCTAAGTCAATTAGCAAATTCCCTCTCGGAAGTTTCCTTTCCAAATGGTCAGACAATAATAGATGAG GTTGAGTGTCTTTCTGCGTTTTATATTATTAAGAAGGGTCAGGTGAAGATAACTTGTGGCAGTGACGTGATAAAGAGTTCAAGTTTCGCCAGTCTTTTATCTGATAATGTGAAACAAGAAAATGACAGACTGAATGATGAAGAATTCTCAGTGGAGAAGAACGAAGGAAGCTATTTTGGTGAATGGGTGCTTCTTGATGAAAAGGTCATCTCCTTATCTGCCACTGCTGTAGGTGATGTTATATGTCTTGTTATAACAAAAGAGAAGTTTGAATCTGCTATCGGACCATTGGCGAAGTTATCACAGAATGACCGCAA GTCGAAGGATTACACCTTGAGTTCTTCTATGAATTCTGCTATAGATATTGATCCTTCTGTTTTAGCTAAGGTTCAGCTCTCAGATTTG GAATGGCGAACATGCACATATTCTACAGATTGTGGCGAAATTGGACTTGTACTTTTGAGAGGCTCAG GTTTGCAAACCTATGGATGA
- the LOC113351973 gene encoding protein JINGUBANG-like, producing the protein MQLDEFGKGINQEEGILYTGSWDKTVKAWNVSDTKCIDSFVAHEDNINSILVNQEDGCLFTSSSDGCVKIWRKSFGENSHNLTTTLSIHNSPVNTLALSSSPNSFYLYSGSSDGSINFWEKDRVSGRYIHGGYLPDHRFSVLCLVAIEKLVFSGSEDTTIRVWRRDEETNFHECLAVLKGHRGPVRTLAACLEMEKVAMGILVYSASLDRTLKVWRVKVFPGEQPNATNAEESATTTVCYDHKMSSSTRECEMSPVLSPAWVEKKLQDKHLP; encoded by the exons ATGCAATTGGACGAATTTGGGAAAGGGATAAACCAGGAG GAAGGTATATTGTACACAGGCTCCTGGGATAAAACGGTgaaggcttggaatgtttcggaTACGAAATGTATTGATTCATTTGTAGCTCATGAAGATAATATCAActcgattctagtgaatcaagaAGATGGTTGTCTGTTCACTTCATCTTCAGATGGGTGTGTTAAGATATGGAGGAAATCATTTGGTGAGAACTCACATAATCTCACAACTACACTGAGTATCCATAACTCACCTGTCAATACTCTGGCATTAAGTTCTTCACCTAATTCTTTCTATCTTTACTCCGGTTCCTCAGACGGTTCGATCAATTTCTGGGAGAAAGATAGAGTTTCCGGCAGGTATATTCACGGAGGATATTTACCCGATCATCGATTCTCCGTTCTTTGTTTAGTTGCTATAGAGAAGTTGGTGTTCAGTGGATCAGAAGACACGACTATCAGAGTGTGGAGGAGAGACGAAGAAACCAATTTTCACGAGTGTTTAGCTGTGTTAAAAGGTCATCGAGGGCCGGTGAGAACTCTAGCTGCTTGCTTGGAGATGGAAAAAGTTGCAATGGGGATCTTAGTCTACAGTGCAAGTTTGGATAGAACATTAAAAGTATGGAGAGTGAAGGTTTTTCCGGGGGAACAGCCGAATGCTACAAATGCAGAGGAATCTGCAACAACTACAGTATGTTATGACCACAAGATGTCTTCCAGTACCAGGGAGTGTGAAATGAGTCCAGTTTTATCTCCGGCGTGGGTTGAAAAGAAGCTCCAGGATAAACATTTGCCGTAG